A part of Arthrobacter dokdonellae genomic DNA contains:
- the ngcE gene encoding N-acetylglucosamine/diacetylchitobiose ABC transporter substrate-binding protein, translated as MSILNKPVQRRGFLRGALATAVVVPLGGALASCAGGGGSSSTSAAAGGEVSATNPFGVAKTGTLDAVIFKGGYGIDYVDFAGAILKKNFPDITVKISPSTDIAQEMQPRFVGGTPPDLIDNSGAKSIGFSTILDQLEDLKSITEANNLEGTKIADTLYDGVLAPGTFDGKVAAINYVLTVYAIWYSKSLFDANGWTVPTTWDEAMALGAKAKAKGKYLFLWGKEAATYYQTMAIESAIKEGGDEVRLALENLKPNCWSLPAIQSVFTALEKIIKAGYVKPGGSGTQFTAAQAQWSNNQDALLYPSGSWIENEMKDQTKADFKMTGAPTPVVSTSPKIPQSGVRSAAGEPYIVPTKGKNVAAGKELLRIMLSKDSAVNFAKTKLAPTVVKGTVPADGFGSTALVSQTTMLDNAKKNIFTWNFIDLYGMNPDQLVPWNSFLDGKLDAAGLTKALQEITDKVANDSSVTKIEVK; from the coding sequence ATGAGTATTCTGAACAAGCCCGTCCAGCGCCGTGGATTCCTCCGCGGTGCCTTGGCCACGGCCGTTGTTGTCCCTCTCGGCGGGGCCCTGGCTTCCTGCGCCGGCGGCGGCGGTTCCTCCTCGACGTCGGCGGCAGCCGGTGGCGAGGTCTCGGCAACGAACCCGTTCGGTGTTGCCAAGACAGGCACGCTTGACGCCGTCATCTTCAAGGGCGGATACGGCATCGACTACGTCGACTTCGCCGGTGCCATCCTGAAGAAGAACTTCCCGGACATCACCGTGAAGATCAGCCCTTCCACGGACATCGCCCAGGAAATGCAGCCGCGTTTTGTCGGCGGCACGCCGCCGGACCTGATTGACAACTCGGGTGCCAAGTCCATCGGCTTCAGCACCATCCTGGACCAGCTCGAGGATCTCAAGTCCATCACCGAGGCGAACAACCTCGAGGGCACAAAGATCGCCGACACGCTGTACGACGGCGTCCTGGCGCCGGGCACCTTCGACGGCAAGGTTGCGGCCATCAACTACGTGCTGACCGTGTACGCCATTTGGTACTCGAAGTCCCTGTTCGACGCTAACGGCTGGACGGTTCCCACCACCTGGGACGAGGCGATGGCCCTTGGCGCCAAGGCCAAGGCGAAGGGCAAGTACCTGTTCCTCTGGGGCAAGGAAGCGGCCACGTATTACCAGACCATGGCTATTGAATCGGCCATCAAGGAAGGTGGCGACGAGGTCCGCCTGGCCCTGGAGAACCTCAAGCCGAACTGCTGGTCGCTGCCGGCGATCCAGAGCGTCTTCACTGCCCTGGAAAAGATCATCAAGGCCGGCTACGTCAAGCCCGGCGGCTCCGGCACCCAGTTCACCGCCGCCCAGGCGCAGTGGAGCAACAACCAGGATGCCCTGCTCTACCCGTCGGGTTCCTGGATTGAAAACGAGATGAAGGACCAGACCAAGGCGGACTTCAAGATGACCGGCGCGCCGACTCCAGTAGTGTCGACGAGCCCGAAGATCCCCCAGAGCGGCGTCCGCTCGGCCGCCGGCGAGCCGTACATTGTTCCCACCAAGGGCAAGAATGTGGCCGCCGGCAAGGAACTGCTGCGCATCATGCTCTCCAAGGACTCGGCCGTCAACTTCGCGAAGACTAAGCTGGCCCCCACCGTCGTCAAGGGTACGGTTCCGGCGGACGGCTTCGGCTCCACGGCTCTGGTCTCGCAGACCACCATGCTGGACAACGCCAAGAAGAACATCTTCACCTGGAACTTCATTGACCTTTACGGCATGAACCCCGACCAGCTGGTGCCGTGGAACTCGTTCCTGGACGGCAAGCTCGACGCCGCCGGCCTCACCAAGGCCCTTCAGGAAATCACGGACAAAGTCGCCAACGACAGCTCGGTGACAAAGATTGAAGTGAAGTGA
- a CDS encoding sugar isomerase domain-containing protein, with translation MPESNVSKSPASASVVSASVAEFSREVGSRLDAITRWAARGGLAEAAGAVADAVANGGVVQAFGTGHSEAFAMEIAGRAGGLIPTSKIALRDLVLHGTRDVEALDALEGSMLEREDGLARELFGLQAVDPRDIFIIASNSGVNASVVGLALLAKERGHTVIAVTSLEHTSAVEPKHPSGMRLSEIADIVMDNKAPFGDTVLEISGGGGVGAVSSITGAYIAQLLTIETVQCLVRAGKKPPIYVSSNVPGGDDHNNALVAHYAGRLRREA, from the coding sequence ATGCCTGAGTCCAATGTGTCCAAATCCCCTGCCTCCGCATCCGTGGTCTCTGCTTCCGTTGCCGAGTTCAGCCGCGAAGTCGGCTCCAGGCTCGACGCGATCACCCGCTGGGCGGCCCGGGGCGGCCTGGCCGAGGCGGCCGGCGCCGTGGCGGACGCCGTGGCCAACGGCGGAGTCGTCCAGGCGTTTGGCACGGGACATTCCGAGGCCTTCGCGATGGAGATCGCCGGCAGGGCCGGAGGCCTGATCCCCACCAGCAAGATTGCGCTGCGCGACCTCGTCCTGCACGGTACCCGTGACGTGGAGGCGCTGGACGCACTGGAAGGCTCCATGCTGGAACGGGAGGACGGCCTGGCGCGGGAGCTTTTTGGTCTTCAGGCGGTGGACCCGCGCGATATCTTCATCATTGCCTCAAACTCGGGCGTCAATGCCTCCGTGGTCGGCCTGGCCCTGCTGGCCAAGGAACGCGGCCACACCGTGATCGCAGTCACCAGCCTTGAACACACCAGCGCGGTCGAACCCAAACATCCCAGTGGGATGCGATTGAGTGAAATTGCCGATATTGTTATGGATAACAAGGCGCCGTTTGGCGACACGGTGCTTGAAATTTCCGGCGGAGGAGGCGTGGGGGCGGTGTCATCGATAACGGGGGCGTACATTGCGCAACTGTTGACGATTGAGACCGTCCAGTGCCTGGTCCGTGCGGGGAAGAAGCCGCCCATCTATGTTTCCTCCAACGTGCCGGGCGGGGATGACCACAACAACGCGCTGGTGGCGCACTATGCCGGCCGGCTCAGACGTGAGGCGTAA
- a CDS encoding MurR/RpiR family transcriptional regulator, with protein sequence MAPFTASPAVANAAGVVNRIQAKLPDMPAAMAKIGAFLLEHPHAPLELSIMELASETKTSPATVTRFCRLLGYSGYVPFRVSIASDVGRTDARESWKSDIGRAFGPDDSAGDILSTLVNAHTRSLEETAAVMDLALMNRIARRIAMSSHVDIYGIGGSAVMAKELQSRLYRIGINAHHWSEVHAGLTSAAIQDSNSVAIGISNTGRTEETIQMLREAGEAGALTVALSNNPGSPLAESADEAIITSVHEQFLQPDDLSAKHVQLLVLDMMYLLVAQMNFTQTAAKLAASAAAVSPHRRPTRAARLELGARRGQRNDRRSRNHA encoded by the coding sequence ATGGCGCCGTTCACCGCTTCTCCCGCAGTGGCAAATGCCGCCGGCGTGGTGAACCGCATTCAAGCCAAGCTACCGGACATGCCGGCCGCCATGGCCAAGATCGGCGCGTTTTTGCTCGAGCACCCGCACGCCCCGTTGGAGCTTTCCATCATGGAGCTCGCGTCCGAGACCAAGACGTCCCCTGCGACCGTGACCCGCTTCTGCCGCCTGCTGGGGTATTCCGGCTACGTGCCGTTCCGTGTGAGCATCGCCTCGGATGTTGGCCGCACCGACGCCCGTGAGTCCTGGAAATCGGACATCGGGCGTGCCTTCGGCCCCGACGATTCCGCCGGCGACATCCTGAGCACCCTGGTCAACGCGCACACACGCTCGCTGGAGGAAACAGCCGCCGTCATGGACCTGGCGCTGATGAACAGGATTGCCCGGCGCATCGCCATGAGCTCGCACGTGGACATCTACGGCATCGGCGGCAGCGCCGTCATGGCGAAGGAACTGCAGTCGCGCCTCTACCGAATCGGCATCAACGCCCATCACTGGTCGGAGGTCCACGCCGGACTCACCAGCGCCGCCATCCAGGACTCGAACTCGGTGGCCATTGGGATATCCAACACGGGCCGCACCGAGGAGACCATACAAATGCTGCGTGAAGCCGGTGAAGCCGGTGCGCTGACCGTGGCGTTGAGCAACAACCCAGGCTCCCCGCTCGCGGAGAGCGCGGACGAGGCCATCATCACCTCGGTGCACGAACAATTCCTGCAGCCTGACGATCTCTCAGCCAAGCACGTGCAGCTGCTGGTCCTGGACATGATGTACCTGCTCGTGGCCCAGATGAACTTTACCCAGACCGCCGCGAAGCTGGCAGCCTCCGCCGCCGCCGTGTCCCCACACCGCCGCCCCACCCGCGCGGCGCGCCTGGAGCTGGGCGCCCGGCGTGGGCAGCGAAACGACCGACGGAGCCGCAACCATGCCTGA
- a CDS encoding N-acetylglucosamine kinase, whose protein sequence is MVTMNKYLAVDAGGTSTRAVLVSSSGACLGYGFSGGGNPVSRGFEASAAAVLEAAEKALSVAGGPVHSATIAQAGASLQLPSRMLLEGFRRLGVMNDTVTESDLLAVFYSGTYQNDGHALIAGTGAVAARVQAGRLAAVADGAGWLLGDSGAGFWLGREVVRAVAAALDGRGPRTTLTEPLLAELDIHRDTAVGSYGRTGVLQQLINETYELAPIELSRFAPLVFDAPGDPVAVDIANRAAAALARTLLAVMEGHPGGPLVFGGSVLVKGGTVAGAVLKKVGLRVPAACPAPVLVHDGVVGAAVLALKRHGVEVDAGVFGRIATSLAALRG, encoded by the coding sequence ATGGTAACGATGAACAAATACCTCGCAGTGGACGCCGGCGGAACGTCCACCAGGGCCGTCCTCGTCTCCTCCTCCGGAGCGTGCCTCGGCTATGGCTTCTCGGGTGGCGGAAACCCGGTCTCCCGGGGATTTGAGGCCTCCGCGGCCGCCGTCCTCGAAGCAGCCGAAAAGGCACTCTCGGTGGCAGGCGGGCCTGTCCATTCGGCCACGATCGCCCAGGCCGGGGCATCCCTGCAGCTGCCGTCGCGGATGCTCCTGGAGGGGTTCCGCAGGCTGGGCGTCATGAACGATACCGTGACAGAATCTGATCTATTGGCCGTGTTTTACTCCGGAACTTATCAAAATGATGGCCATGCCCTCATCGCGGGGACGGGAGCGGTGGCCGCCCGGGTTCAAGCGGGCCGGCTCGCGGCCGTGGCCGACGGCGCGGGCTGGCTCCTGGGCGACAGTGGCGCCGGGTTCTGGCTGGGCCGGGAGGTGGTGCGCGCGGTGGCCGCCGCCCTCGACGGCAGGGGGCCGCGCACAACACTGACGGAACCGTTGCTGGCCGAGCTGGACATCCACAGGGACACCGCGGTGGGCAGCTACGGCCGCACGGGCGTCCTGCAGCAGCTGATCAACGAGACGTATGAGCTGGCGCCGATCGAACTCTCACGTTTCGCGCCATTGGTCTTCGACGCCCCGGGCGATCCCGTCGCCGTGGACATCGCCAACCGCGCCGCGGCCGCACTGGCCCGGACCCTGCTGGCCGTCATGGAGGGACACCCGGGCGGCCCGCTCGTGTTCGGCGGCAGCGTCCTGGTGAAGGGCGGGACGGTGGCGGGGGCGGTTCTGAAAAAGGTCGGGCTGCGCGTCCCGGCTGCATGCCCGGCCCCGGTGCTGGTCCACGACGGGGTGGTGGGCGCCGCCGTGCTGGCACTCAAGCGCCACGGAGTGGAAGTGGACGCCGGGGTCTTTGGACGCATTGCCACGAGCCTGGCCGCCCTGCGGGGCTGA
- a CDS encoding DUF308 domain-containing protein produces MSETAMPQGAHPTVTGDRGTRLWQPVLFRSMATLLFGIITVFFGAPDTIGLCLNFGWYFLVLGLSHYWFVRRLALHRRDSRRLALLGAAAVLAVAGVVIFIAISAVLAAWLGAAALVLMGAAELFAALTSPRTQLRSDWLISGVIGVGTGLLLPFFINAGPHALLGVTGGGALMTGALWLLSALTLRHDARTPKGK; encoded by the coding sequence GTGAGTGAAACAGCCATGCCGCAAGGCGCACATCCAACCGTGACCGGCGACCGCGGGACCCGGCTGTGGCAGCCGGTGCTTTTCCGATCCATGGCCACCCTCCTCTTTGGCATCATCACCGTCTTCTTCGGGGCGCCGGACACGATCGGCCTGTGCCTGAACTTTGGCTGGTACTTCCTGGTCCTGGGGCTCTCCCACTACTGGTTCGTGCGCCGCCTGGCCCTGCACCGACGCGACTCCCGGCGCCTGGCGCTTCTGGGTGCCGCCGCGGTCCTGGCGGTGGCCGGCGTCGTTATTTTCATCGCCATCAGCGCCGTCCTCGCGGCCTGGCTGGGAGCCGCGGCCCTCGTTCTCATGGGCGCCGCCGAGCTGTTCGCGGCCCTCACCTCGCCCCGCACGCAGCTGCGCAGCGACTGGCTGATCTCCGGTGTCATTGGCGTGGGCACGGGCCTGCTTCTGCCGTTTTTCATCAACGCCGGCCCGCATGCCCTCCTGGGCGTCACCGGCGGAGGGGCGCTCATGACTGGCGCCCTGTGGCTGCTGTCAGCGCTCACGCTTCGCCATGATGCCCGGACGCCAAAAGGAAAGTAA
- a CDS encoding MATE family efflux transporter: MPKPAPQKAPPAPAAGPSTSRQILHLAVPAFGALIAEPLFLLADSAIVGHLGVTELAGVGLAATVLQTAVGLMVFLAYSTTPAVARLIGAGRRADALAVGRDGLWLALGLGLVLAIAGWLAAGPLLAAMGAGGDVLGFAHEYLVVSMAGIPAMLLVLAATGVLRGLQDTRTPLLVAGAGFAVNIVLNVALVYGLHLSVAGAALGTVLAQWGMAAVYLVIVLRAARAANVALRPDWAGVRTVSRVGSWLMARTLSLRLAILATVVVATAQGPANLAAHQLAMTLFTFLAFALDALAIAAQALIGKELGAGNITAVRLLTRTMTWWGVGFGVVTGLALWAAAPGVGWLFTNDAGVHRALAAALVVMAVGQPLAGYVFVLDGVLIGAGDARYLALAGLANLVVYLPLLWWVWAASPGDNPAALTWLWGAFSLGYMAVRGLTLGLRARTGRWMRVGVPTEARLGG; this comes from the coding sequence ATGCCCAAACCCGCGCCGCAAAAGGCCCCGCCCGCCCCGGCGGCCGGCCCGTCAACCTCCCGGCAGATCCTGCACCTGGCGGTGCCGGCCTTTGGCGCGCTCATCGCCGAGCCGCTGTTCCTGCTTGCCGACTCCGCCATCGTGGGCCATCTGGGCGTCACCGAACTGGCCGGCGTCGGCCTGGCGGCGACCGTCCTGCAGACCGCGGTCGGCCTCATGGTCTTCCTGGCCTACTCCACCACGCCCGCCGTCGCCCGCCTCATCGGAGCGGGCCGCCGCGCCGACGCCCTCGCCGTAGGCCGTGACGGCCTGTGGCTGGCCCTGGGACTGGGCCTGGTCCTCGCCATCGCGGGCTGGCTGGCCGCCGGGCCGCTCCTGGCCGCAATGGGCGCCGGGGGTGATGTCCTGGGGTTCGCGCACGAATACCTGGTGGTCAGCATGGCGGGCATCCCGGCGATGCTGCTGGTCCTCGCGGCCACGGGCGTGCTGCGCGGGCTGCAGGACACCCGGACGCCGCTTCTGGTGGCCGGAGCGGGCTTTGCCGTGAACATCGTCCTGAACGTTGCCCTGGTCTACGGGCTCCACCTGTCCGTGGCCGGCGCCGCGCTCGGGACGGTGCTGGCGCAATGGGGCATGGCAGCCGTCTATCTGGTCATCGTGCTCCGCGCCGCCCGCGCCGCAAATGTTGCCTTGCGCCCCGACTGGGCGGGTGTCCGTACGGTCTCCCGCGTGGGCAGCTGGCTCATGGCGCGCACGCTGTCGCTGCGCCTGGCCATCCTTGCCACGGTCGTCGTCGCCACCGCGCAGGGCCCCGCCAACCTCGCGGCGCACCAGCTGGCGATGACGCTGTTCACCTTCCTTGCGTTCGCCCTTGACGCCCTCGCCATCGCCGCCCAGGCCCTCATTGGCAAGGAGCTCGGCGCCGGCAACATCACGGCCGTGCGCCTCCTCACCCGGACCATGACCTGGTGGGGCGTCGGTTTCGGGGTGGTCACGGGGCTTGCCCTGTGGGCGGCCGCCCCCGGCGTGGGGTGGCTCTTCACCAACGACGCCGGTGTCCACCGGGCGCTCGCCGCCGCCCTCGTCGTCATGGCGGTTGGGCAGCCGCTGGCAGGCTACGTGTTTGTCCTGGACGGCGTGCTGATCGGCGCCGGCGACGCCCGCTACCTGGCCCTGGCCGGGCTGGCCAACCTGGTGGTGTACCTGCCGCTGCTCTGGTGGGTCTGGGCCGCCTCACCGGGCGACAACCCGGCAGCCCTGACCTGGCTGTGGGGGGCGTTCAGCCTGGGATACATGGCCGTCCGCGGCCTGACACTGGGCCTGCGCGCGCGGACGGGCCGCTGGATGCGGGTAGGTGTGCCCACCGAGGCTAGACTTGGCGGGTGA
- a CDS encoding DMT family transporter, whose protein sequence is MTWRCWRVRRRPGAAELWTGALLGLTQAAVLFLETYGVAQTRAANAGLIISLTVVFTPLVDSVATRRWLPPGFFVSAVVSVVGVALLVSGGGFRTPNPGDLLMLAAAAVRACHVTLLGALTRNKPDSSVTVTLIQSVVCAVAGIALDPMGMVAAALAFGPSGWLGVLFLGLAASVFAFVVQLWAVRRTSASRASLLMGTEPVWAVLVGVLFAGESLGWPGACGAALMVGGCYAGQRIEARFRGSPPRLVDGAAESAGVPPVLVPAPATVAGHVGEP, encoded by the coding sequence TTGACGTGGCGCTGCTGGCGGGTGCGGCGCAGGCCGGGAGCCGCGGAGTTGTGGACCGGGGCACTGCTGGGGCTGACGCAGGCCGCAGTGTTGTTCCTCGAGACTTATGGCGTTGCCCAGACCCGGGCCGCCAACGCCGGGCTGATCATCAGCCTGACCGTGGTGTTCACGCCTCTGGTGGACTCCGTCGCGACGCGGAGGTGGCTGCCGCCGGGATTCTTTGTGTCGGCCGTTGTGAGCGTGGTGGGCGTGGCACTGCTGGTTTCGGGCGGAGGTTTCCGGACACCCAATCCAGGCGACCTGCTGATGCTGGCTGCGGCTGCCGTGCGGGCCTGCCACGTGACGCTGCTGGGCGCCCTGACCCGAAACAAGCCCGACAGCTCCGTCACCGTGACGCTGATCCAATCCGTGGTGTGCGCCGTGGCGGGGATTGCCCTGGACCCAATGGGGATGGTGGCGGCCGCCTTAGCCTTTGGCCCGTCGGGCTGGCTGGGCGTGCTGTTCCTGGGACTGGCCGCCAGCGTGTTCGCATTCGTGGTGCAGCTGTGGGCCGTGCGGCGGACCTCTGCGTCCCGGGCCAGCCTGCTCATGGGTACCGAGCCGGTGTGGGCGGTGCTCGTGGGCGTGCTTTTTGCCGGTGAGTCGCTTGGCTGGCCCGGCGCCTGCGGTGCCGCGTTGATGGTGGGAGGCTGCTACGCCGGGCAGCGGATCGAGGCGCGGTTCAGGGGTTCACCGCCACGCCTTGTCGACGGCGCCGCTGAAAGTGCCGGTGTTCCGCCCGTGCTAGTACCCGCCCCCGCCACTGTCGCTGGCCATGTTGGCGAACCGTGA
- the dnaB gene encoding replicative DNA helicase yields the protein MPGQQVRKWAQIMSAPAMDTLGSSREPDFARTPPQDLVAEQSVLGGMMLSKDAIADVVEVLRGNDFYRPSHESIYEAILDLYGRGEPADAVTVADELTKRQEIAKVGGAAYLHQLIQSVPTAANAGFYAEIVAERAVLRRLVTAGTKIVQMGYAQDGEVEDVVNAAQAEIFAVAERRTTEDYVILKDVMESTVDEIEASGHKGEGMTGVPTGFYEFDELTNGLHPGQMIVIAARPAVGKALALDTALPTPAGWTTMGEVKVGDTVLAADGTPTLVVGATEVMLGRPCFEVTFDDGSVLTADAEHQWLTDTRSLRKSAQAASQPRITPQVRTTAEIAETLRCETADNRLNHSIRNAAALELPAAELPIGPYTLGAWLGDGASAAARVTNTDDEVFMRISAEGYELRAVSDMVYSLHLPAESFVFEGICVVCGTSFTNKLRQVRTCSQNCGRRARYTTSPVPSPTCIDCGVPCSGGLRCEPCRLDHGSLQALLRSNRLLGNKHIPGSYLRAGIAQRRDLLAGLLDTDGTVTSSGCVQFAVTSRRLAEDTRELVHSLGYRTGWSEKRVNGHTDQSSTCYTITFATDDVVFGLTRKQLLHKERDARATPKRTQRFITSVRPVESVPVKCIQIAHGSHLYLAGRSFIPTHNSTFALDWARSAAINHNMATVVFSLEMGRNELAMRLLSAEATISLQDLRKGTVKDDQWSKIATTMGKMNDAPLFIDDSPNMSLMEIRAKCRRLKQQHDLKLVILDYLQLMSSGKRVESRQQEVSEFSRALKLLAKELQVPVVALSQLNRGSEQRTDKKPMVSDLRESGSIEQDADMVILLHREDIYDKESARAGEADVIVAKHRNGPTKTIVVGFQGHYSRFANMASDSGGGGY from the coding sequence ATGCCAGGCCAGCAGGTACGAAAGTGGGCACAAATCATGTCAGCTCCAGCAATGGACACCCTAGGATCGTCCAGGGAGCCGGACTTTGCCCGGACGCCCCCGCAGGACCTCGTGGCGGAACAGAGCGTCCTGGGCGGCATGATGCTCTCCAAGGACGCCATTGCGGACGTCGTGGAGGTGTTGCGCGGCAACGACTTCTACCGCCCGTCCCACGAGAGCATCTACGAGGCCATCCTTGACCTCTACGGCCGCGGCGAACCTGCCGACGCCGTCACCGTGGCCGATGAGCTGACCAAACGCCAGGAAATCGCCAAGGTGGGCGGGGCCGCGTACCTGCACCAGCTCATCCAGTCCGTTCCAACCGCGGCCAACGCCGGCTTTTATGCCGAGATCGTGGCCGAGCGCGCCGTGCTTCGCCGACTCGTCACGGCCGGGACCAAGATCGTCCAGATGGGCTACGCCCAGGACGGCGAGGTCGAGGACGTGGTGAACGCCGCGCAGGCGGAGATCTTCGCCGTGGCCGAGCGCCGCACCACCGAGGACTACGTCATCCTCAAGGACGTCATGGAATCCACCGTGGATGAAATTGAGGCGTCCGGCCACAAGGGCGAAGGCATGACGGGCGTGCCCACGGGCTTCTACGAATTTGATGAACTGACCAACGGCCTGCACCCGGGCCAGATGATTGTCATCGCGGCCAGGCCGGCCGTCGGCAAGGCCCTCGCGCTGGACACCGCCCTGCCCACGCCTGCGGGCTGGACCACCATGGGCGAGGTCAAGGTCGGGGACACCGTCCTGGCTGCCGACGGCACGCCCACGCTGGTGGTGGGGGCTACTGAAGTCATGCTGGGCCGTCCCTGCTTTGAGGTGACGTTCGACGACGGCAGCGTCCTGACTGCCGATGCCGAGCACCAGTGGCTCACCGACACGCGCTCCTTGCGGAAATCCGCGCAGGCGGCCAGCCAACCGCGGATCACGCCGCAGGTGCGCACAACGGCGGAGATTGCCGAAACCCTTCGCTGCGAAACAGCGGACAACCGCCTGAACCACTCGATCAGGAACGCCGCCGCCCTGGAACTGCCCGCGGCAGAGTTGCCAATCGGCCCGTACACGCTCGGGGCGTGGCTGGGCGATGGCGCATCAGCGGCCGCCCGCGTGACAAACACGGACGACGAGGTGTTCATGCGCATCTCCGCCGAGGGCTACGAACTCAGGGCCGTCTCGGACATGGTCTACAGCCTCCACCTGCCGGCAGAATCATTTGTGTTTGAAGGCATCTGTGTCGTTTGTGGAACGTCGTTCACCAACAAACTACGACAGGTCCGCACCTGCTCCCAGAATTGCGGCCGCAGGGCACGGTACACGACCTCGCCGGTGCCGTCACCGACTTGCATTGATTGCGGAGTCCCCTGCAGCGGAGGACTCCGCTGTGAGCCTTGCCGGCTCGACCATGGGTCACTTCAGGCGCTGCTGCGATCAAACCGGCTGCTGGGCAACAAGCACATTCCCGGCTCCTATCTCCGGGCGGGCATCGCCCAACGGCGGGACCTCCTGGCGGGCCTGCTGGACACCGACGGGACTGTGACCAGCAGCGGGTGCGTTCAATTCGCCGTGACGAGCCGGCGTCTGGCCGAAGACACGCGCGAACTCGTGCACAGCCTGGGCTACCGCACCGGGTGGTCGGAAAAGCGGGTGAACGGACACACCGATCAGTCGTCGACCTGCTACACGATCACCTTCGCCACCGACGACGTCGTCTTTGGCCTGACCCGCAAGCAGCTGCTGCACAAGGAACGCGACGCGCGTGCCACGCCAAAGCGCACCCAGCGCTTCATCACGTCGGTCCGCCCGGTTGAATCTGTCCCCGTGAAGTGCATCCAGATCGCCCATGGCAGCCACCTGTACCTGGCCGGCCGCTCCTTCATTCCCACCCACAACTCGACGTTCGCACTTGACTGGGCGAGGTCGGCCGCGATCAACCACAACATGGCCACGGTCGTGTTCTCGTTGGAAATGGGCCGCAACGAGCTGGCCATGCGCCTGCTCTCCGCCGAAGCAACCATCAGCCTGCAGGACCTCCGCAAGGGAACCGTCAAGGACGACCAGTGGTCCAAGATCGCCACGACCATGGGCAAAATGAACGACGCCCCGCTGTTCATTGACGACTCCCCGAACATGTCCTTGATGGAAATCCGCGCCAAGTGCCGGCGCCTGAAGCAGCAGCACGACCTCAAGCTCGTCATCCTGGACTATCTCCAGCTCATGTCCTCCGGCAAGCGCGTGGAATCGCGCCAGCAGGAAGTCTCCGAGTTCTCCCGCGCCCTGAAGCTCCTGGCCAAGGAACTGCAGGTGCCCGTGGTGGCGCTGTCGCAGCTGAACCGTGGTTCCGAGCAGCGCACGGACAAGAAGCCCATGGTTTCAGACCTCCGTGAATCCGGCTCGATCGAACAGGATGCCGACATGGTCATCCTGCTCCACCGTGAGGACATCTATGACAAGGAGTCGGCGCGCGCCGGTGAGGCCGACGTCATTGTGGCCAAGCACCGCAACGGCCCCACCAAGACCATCGTGGTGGGATTCCAGGGCCACTATTCACGGTTCGCCAACATGGCCAGCGACAGTGGCGGGGGCGGGTACTAG
- a CDS encoding DUF1801 domain-containing protein, translated as MGPSQGPSQAGGHETAAPEEGPKTTGTRNTNKTRATTADVGKFIDTVDTSAVRRSDARALLGIMAQETGQQPVMWGPTIIGFGSYHYRYASGREGDAAAVGFSLRKAHLVIYGLTSPPGVDHVLERLGKFKRGAACLYVNQLADIDPDVLRELVRAGYRHMTGQQSGQQGRQNG; from the coding sequence ATGGGACCATCACAAGGACCATCACAAGCAGGGGGTCATGAAACGGCGGCACCCGAAGAGGGGCCCAAGACCACTGGAACGCGAAATACCAACAAGACGCGGGCCACCACTGCGGACGTCGGGAAGTTCATCGACACCGTAGACACCAGCGCGGTCCGCCGCTCGGACGCCCGCGCCCTGCTGGGCATCATGGCGCAGGAAACGGGCCAGCAGCCGGTGATGTGGGGGCCCACCATCATCGGCTTCGGCAGCTACCACTACCGGTACGCCTCCGGCAGGGAAGGGGACGCAGCCGCCGTCGGATTTTCCCTCAGGAAAGCGCACCTGGTGATCTACGGGCTGACCTCCCCTCCCGGCGTCGACCATGTCCTGGAACGGCTGGGGAAGTTCAAGCGCGGCGCGGCCTGCCTCTACGTCAACCAGCTGGCGGACATCGACCCGGACGTGCTGCGCGAGCTCGTCCGGGCAGGATACCGGCACATGACCGGGCAGCAGAGCGGGCAGCAGGGCAGGCAAAACGGGTAA
- the rplI gene encoding 50S ribosomal protein L9 has protein sequence MAKLILTHEVTGLGTSGDIVEVKNGYARNYLLPRGFALAWSKGGEKQVESIKAARAAHEHASVEAAQAQAAELAAKPVTLTVKAGGSGRLFGTVKADDVAKAVAAAGLGNVDKRKIELPTHIKSVGKYTANVRLYEDVTAVITLNVVAG, from the coding sequence ATGGCAAAGCTCATTTTGACCCACGAAGTAACCGGTCTCGGCACCTCGGGTGACATCGTCGAGGTGAAGAACGGTTACGCACGTAACTACCTTCTGCCCCGCGGCTTCGCCCTGGCATGGTCCAAGGGAGGCGAGAAGCAGGTTGAGTCCATCAAGGCTGCCCGCGCCGCCCACGAGCACGCTTCCGTTGAAGCCGCTCAGGCCCAGGCTGCCGAACTGGCCGCCAAGCCGGTCACGCTGACCGTCAAGGCCGGCGGGTCCGGACGCCTGTTCGGCACCGTCAAGGCTGACGACGTGGCAAAGGCTGTTGCCGCTGCCGGTCTCGGCAACGTCGACAAGCGCAAGATCGAACTGCCCACCCACATCAAGTCGGTTGGCAAGTACACGGCAAACGTCCGTCTCTACGAAGACGTCACCGCCGTGATCACCCTGAACGTGGTTGCCGGCTAA